One Neoarius graeffei isolate fNeoGra1 chromosome 16, fNeoGra1.pri, whole genome shotgun sequence DNA segment encodes these proteins:
- the LOC132900438 gene encoding zinc finger and SCAN domain-containing protein 2, whose amino-acid sequence MAEPRCFQTQLNSIMEIMSRAVVRQICKIVDSDLASLRLELERALHDNAALGDKMRVLESEVETLRKARARAPRKSCRSVCIQTSEDAPPSINGIFGKEWCSSLWDGRPRTEEEEAEVEPDVSDEPENDDDRNVRAIKEEVSEQEICIINPTSATRRKTSSDRCDISEEMANDDDIRFISSGFPETSDADTMAPDSPSAAATKLISMDGTVQHVIVSGDDDDNDNDEDHQLEFEQHCMPIEFMEGDRGEAAAFERQDKVEQEVVQDILTDSEYMSGSGGSSGHVFNYFDRFNIHHRPGPGNNSGKTDFACPECGKTFLRRNGLTLHMKSHQKQNAHACCTCKVVFPQKNLLRTHKCVPLEKPPAKTADMRFRCELCGKYFHSRANLKVHYVVHTGERPHTCSFCGRGFSQKGNLTTHERIHKGERPYVCTICGKSFTQKGNLTHHLAIHSKLNGRMRNSVEKWQ is encoded by the exons ATGGCCGAGCCGCGTTGTTTTCAAACCCAGCTGAACTCCATCATGGAGATCATGAGCAGAGCGGTCGTGAGACAAATCTGTAAAATCGTAGACAGCGACTTGGCGTCTTTACGACTGGAGCTGGAGCGCGCGCTTCACGATAACGCGGCTCTCGGGGACAAAATGCGCGTGCTCGAGAGCGAAGTGGAAACTCTGCGGAAAGCGAGAGCGCGCGCGCCGCGGAAGAGCTGCCGGTCTGTGTGCATTCAGACTTCAGAAG ATGCTCCACCATCCATTAACGGCATCTTCGGGAAGGAGTGGTGCTCCAGTCTGTGGGACGGGAGGCCCAGGACAGAAGAGGAGGAAGCCGAGGTGGAGCCGGATGTGTCCGATGAG CCTGAAAACGATGACGACAGGAACGTGCGTGCTATCAAAGAGGAGGTTTCTGAACAAGAAATCTGCATCATCAATCCAA CATCAGCGACCCGAAGAAAGACATCATCAGATCGTTGTGACATATCAGAAGAAATGGCCAATGATGACGACATACGCTTCATCTCCTCAGGGTTTCCGGAGACCTCCGACGCCGACACCATGGCGCCGGATTCCCCAAGCGCCGCTGCCACGAAGCTCATATCTATGGACGGCACTGTTCAGCATGTCATAGTGTCAGGCGACGATGACGACAACGACAATGACGAAGATCATCAGTTGGAGTTTGAGCAGCACTGCATGCCCATTGAGTTTATGGAGGGTGACCGAGGAGAAGCCGCAGCATTTGAGAGACAGGACAAGGTGGAGCAGGAGGTAGTGCAGGACATTTTAACCGACTCGGAGTACATGTCCGGCTCAGGTGGAAGCAGTGGTCACGTTTTTAATTACTTCGACAGATTCAATATACATCACCGACCCGGCCCAGGCAACAACTCGGGCAAGACGGACTTCGCCTGTCCTGAGTGTGGTAAGACGTTCCTGAGAAGGAACGGCCTCACGTTGCACATGAAAAGTCACCAGAAGCAGAACGCGCACGCGTGCTGCACCTGCAAGGTCGTCTTCCCGCAAAAGAACCTCCTCCGAACACACAAGTGTGTGCCTCTGGAAAAACCGCCGGCCAAAACGGCGGACATGAGGTTCCGCTGCGAGCTGTGCGGCAAATATTTTCACTCCCGAGCCAACCTGAAGGTCCACTACGTCGTGCACACGGGGGAACGGCCTCACACGTGCAGCTTCTGCGGAAGAGGGTTCTCGCAGAAAGGAAACCTGACCACTCACGAGCGCATCCACAAGGGGGAGCGGCCGTACGTGTGCACCATCTGCGGAAAAAGCTTCACTCAGAAAGGCAACCTGACTCACCACCTGGCTATTCATAGCAAGCTAAACGGCAGAATGAGGAACTCTGTTGAAAAATGGCagtga